A DNA window from Zingiber officinale cultivar Zhangliang chromosome 3A, Zo_v1.1, whole genome shotgun sequence contains the following coding sequences:
- the LOC122052901 gene encoding ethylene receptor 2-like, with translation MLKSLCYGILFFYLLSSASAIEIGYQRCHCDGDGFWAVENIFRCQKVSDLLIAAAYFSIPLALLYFATCSNLFPFKWIVIQFGAFIVLCGLTHLLNVFTYEPHSFLLMLSLTISKFFTALVSFATAITLLTLIPQLLRVKVRENFLRTKARELDREVGLMKRQEEASWHVRMLTQEIRKSLDRHTILYTTMVELSKTLGLQNCAVWMPDENKKLMYLTHELRSRNALNLYNSSIPFDDPDILEVKETMGVKILGTDSVLGSASSGDRVESGAVAAIRMPMLKVSNFKGGTPEAVKTSYAILILVLPKDTSRDWSNQELDIVEVVADQVAVALSHAAVLEESQIMREKLEQQNRDLLQARQNTLRASEARNQFQVAMSQGMRKPIYSILGLLSMLQQEQLNPEQRLLVDTITKSGNVVSTLVNDVMEISRINSEHVSLVMRPFHLHSMIKEAVTAARCLCDSRGFGFGFQVENEVPDQVVGDEKRIFHVILHMVGTILNRCNTGGGSLIIRVLRYDRIKDKEEQEWHAWKLDFYDGYACVKFDIGLRKLEFETFISSSVQRSQITDSKGLEMGLSFRMFKRLVQMMQGNIWEFKNPKGITESFTLILQFQLQRLTTVPESRGSFELHSVSSTPNFKGLRVLLAESDDTNRAITRKLLEKLGCRVSSVSSGFQCISSFGNPVTPYQVIVLDLCMPQMDGFEVAMRIRKFRSRSWPSIVALSASTEGDIWEKCLQSGINGMVRKPVTLQSLGDELYRVLHNS, from the exons ATGTTAAAATCATTGTGCTATGGAATTCTATTCTTTTACTTGTTATCATCTGCATCTGCCATCGAGATAGGGTATCAACGATGCCACTGCGATGGAGATGGTTTTTGGGCAGTTGAGAACATTTTCCGATGTCAGAAAGTGAGCGATCTTTTGATAGCTGCTGCCTACTTCTCCATTCCACTTGCACTCTTGTATTTTGCTACATGTTCCAACCTCTTCCCGTTCAAATGGATTGTCATCCAGTTTGGTGCCTTCATAGTCTTATGTGGACTGACACACTTGTTGAATGTGTTCACATACGAGCCACACTCATTCCTCTTGATGCTAAGCTTGACCATTTCCAAATTTTTTACAGCACTTGTATCATTTGCCACAGCAATAACGCTCCTGACCTTGATCCCTCAGCTTTTGAGAGTGAAGGTGAGGGAGAACTTCCTGAGAACAAAAGCTCGGGAATTGGACAGGGAGGTTGGCCTAATGAAGAGGCAAGAAGAGGCTAGTTGGCATGTAAGAATGCTTACTCAAGAGATTCGCAAATCACTAGACAGGCATACCATACTATATACGACTATGGTTGAGCTTTCAAAGACATTAGGCCTACAAAATTGTGCAGTGTGGATGCCAGATGAGAATAAAAAGTTGATGTACCTAACTCATGAGCTAAGGTCTAGGAACGCCCTTAATTTATACAATAGCTCTATTCCTTTTGATGACCCTGATATATTAGAAGTTAAAGAAACCATGGGTGTGAAGATTCTAGGTACTGACTCTGTGCTAGGTTCTGCAAGTAGTGGAGACAGGGTTGAGTCTGGAGCAGTGGCCGCAATACGCATGCCAATGTTAAAGGTATCTAATTTCAAAGGTGGAACCCCAGAAGCTGTTAAAACAAGCTATGCAATACTGATTCTGGTCCTCCCCAAGGATACTTCAAGGGATTGGAGCAATCAGGAACTAGATATTGTTGAGGTGGTTGCAGATCAGGTTGCTGTTGCCCTCTCTCATGCTGCAGTTTTAGAGGAGTCACAAATTATGAGAGAGAAGTTGGAGCAACAAAATCGAGATCTGCTTCAGGCAAGACAGAATACTTTACGGGCAAGTGAAGCAAGAAATCAGTTCCAAGTTGCCATGAGCCAGGGAATGAGAAAACCCATCTATTCTATCTTGGGGTTGTTGTCCATGCTGCAACAAGAACAATTAAATCCTGAACAAAGACTGCTTGTTGATACCATCACAAAAAGTGGTAATGTGGTTTCAACATTGGTCAATGATGTGATGGAAATTTCTAGAATAAACAGTGAACATGTATCTTTGGTAATGAGACCCTTCCACCTGCACTCTATGATCAAGGAAGCTGTTACTGCTGCAAGATGTCTTTGCGATTCTCGgggatttggttttggatttcAAGTGGAAAATGAAGTGCCTGATCAGGTTGTTGGGGATGAGAAGCGAATTTTTCATGTGATACTGCATATGGTTGGTACTATTCTGAATCGGTGTAATACTGGAGGAGGGTCTCTTATAATCCGAGTTTTGAGGTATGATCGGatcaaagacaaagaagagcaggAATGGCATGCATGGAAATTGGACTTCTATGACGGTTATGCTTGTGTGAAGTTTGATATTGGATTAAGAAAATTAGAATTTGAAACATTTATCTCATCATCAGTTCAGCGTTCTCAGATCACTGATTCTAAGGGTTTGGAGATGGGCCTTAGCTTTAGAATGTTCAAGAGGCTTGTTCAG ATGATGCAAGGAAATATCTGGGAATTTAAGAATCCCAAAGGTATCACGGAAAGCTTCACACTCATTCTTCAATTCCAATTGCAACGGTTGACCACAGTACCAGAGAGCAGAGGATCTTTTGAGTTGCATTCTGTATCTTCCACACCCAATTTCAAAGGTCTCAGAGTTCTGCTAGCTGAGAGTGATGATACCAACAGGGCAATTACTCGTAAACTCCTTGAGAAACTGGGTTGCCGTGTGTCATCTGTCAGTTCTGGATTTCAATGCATTAGCTCATTTGGCAACCCCGTCACGCCCTATCAAGTCATAGTATTGGACCTTTGCATGCCCCAAATGGATGGGTTTGAAGTAGCAATGAGAATCAGGAAGTTCAGGAGCAGGTCTTGGCCTTCGATTGTGGCTTTATCTGCAAGCACAGAGGGTGATATATGGGAGAAGTGCCTGCAGTCGGGGATCAATGGCATGGTAAGAAAACCCGTAACATTACAGTCGTTGGGAGATGAACTGTACAGGGTTCTTCACAATTCATAG